gtgcacaacaactaccggcggcaacatactccacctcagtggacgagagagacacacaactttgctttttggaagaccaacttaccaaggagcaaccaaggaattggcaccctccggaagtggacttcctatccactttgtctcccgcccaatcggaatctgaGTACCCTACAAgattgaagtttgatcctcttgggtaccataagccaaagtttggggtatgagccaaatatcgaaagattcgtttgaccgccacaaagtgactttccttaggtgcggcttgaaaccgtgcacaaattcccacactcaacatgatgtccggtctagatgcacaaaggtaaagcaaggatccaatcatggaacgatataccttttgatccaccactttaccattgggatctaagtcaagttggcacttggtgggcattggagtggaggctgGCTTGACGTCACtaagcttgaatctcttgagcatgtcttgagtgtatttggattgattgatgaaggttccttctcttctttgcttcacttcgaaccctagaaagaacttcaactctcccatggaggacatctcgaactttgaggtcatgagagcggcaaattcctcattgaaagctttgttaggagaagcaaagataatatcatcaacatataattggcacacaaacaactccgctttgaccttcttagtaaaaagagtggggtcgattagcccaactttaaaaccacggtcttgtaacaactcggtaaggtggtcataccacgcatgtggggcttgtttaaggccatagagtgccttatcgagttgatacacatgatcgggaaggtagggatcctcgaacccagggggttgcttgacgtaaaccaatttaTTAATGGCACCATTaataaaagcactcttcacatccatttgttgtaacttaaagttatgatgggaagcatatgcaatcaacatgcgaatggattcaagacgagcaacgggagcaaaggtttcaccgtagtcgataccctcgacttgggagtagccttgtgctaccaaacgagccttgttgcgaatgataatcccatgggcatcttgcttgttcttgaatatccacttggttccaatgacattgtggttccccgttggccttggcaccaatctccacactttgttgcgctcgaagttgttgagttcttcgtgcatggcattgagccaatccggatcttctagcgcctcatagaccttgtggggttccacacaagagacaaacgcgtgatgctcacaataatttgctaattgtctacgagtgcttacctcctttcttaagcttccaagcacattcgtcatgagatgatccttggtggagagcttggaagcaaccttggtggcacgacgctctaattcctcctgggtggtgagttgaggagcggttacttgatcatcttgggcGCCGTCATGAACTAGTTCTTGATCTTCAACTTGCTCGGGggagacactacaagaaatatgtcaacttgtgaccaccactattggtcactgaatggtcacaaattttcatttgtgacctttttgtgaccaaaaacataaggtcaaaagctggccgtcgtaaactgactatagcgacctttcttctggaatggttgtagacgtttatgaccaaaatacgtctactgtggcgttttggtcactagcaacctccccaggccacgtaggcatccaacgTGGCAATCCGacatggcacaagattcagcccggtccaattcggtgtttatatgggccgagcccattaattcaacccatttattgtttttttcttgcaatttggGTAAGCTACACGGGCCAGGCCCTataatttggcctttttatttctgGGTTGTggcccttttttcctttttcaaatgggtcccaattgtcaggttcTGATAAGCGGGTCCCAAATGTCCGATTCTGGTTTGTGGAACTTTGTTGTCATGGCCATGTTCCTCATATTTCAATATGCCAATAATTAAACAACCAGTATTTAAATCAAAATAGACAGAAAACAGGTGTAACAAGCCGATTCTAATATACAAATGCGATCAATCTGTTACATCAATAAGAAGCAACAATCTGTTACATCAACAAGAAGCAACAATCTGTTACATCAACACATACAAATGCGATCACAGTATAACAAACTCTACAGGTGTACAATATGTCCAAGTAGAAGACTTCTTTTATGATGTGCCAGCTCCGATGCAGCAGATCTTCACCATCTTGTCCGCTTAACCTGGGATCACAGAAAGTGGATCTTTAGGGGACTGTCAAACAAGAAGTGNNNNNNNNNNNNNNNNNNNNNNNNNNNNNNNNNNNNNNNNNNNNNNNNNNNNNNNNNNNNNNNNNNNNNNNNNNNNNNNNNNNNNNNNNNNNNNNNNNNNNNNNNNNNNNNNNNNNNNNNNNNNNNNNNNNNNNNNNNNNNNNNNNNNNNNNNNNNNNNNNNNNNNNNNNNNNNNNNNNNNNNNNNNNNNNNNNNNNNNNNNNNNNNNNNNNNNNNNNNNNNNNNNNNNNNNNNNNNNNNNNNNNNNNNNNNNNNNNNNNNNNNNNNNNNNNNNNNNNNNNNNNNNNNNNNNNNNNNNNNNNNNNNNNNNNNNNNNNNNNNNNNNNNNNNNNNNNNNNNNNNNNNNNNNNNNNNNNNNNNNNNNNNNNNNNNNNNNNNNNNNNNNNNNNNNNNNNNNNNNNNNNNNNNNNNNNNNNNNNNNNNNNNNNNNNNNNNNNNNNNNNNNNNNNNNNNNNNNNNNNNNNNNNNNNNNNNNNNNNNNNNNNNNNNNNNNNNNNNNNNNNNNNNNNNNNNNNNNNNNNNNNNNNNNNNNNNNNNNNNNNNNNNNNNNNNNNNNNNNNNNNNNNNNNNNNNNNNNNNNNNNNNNNNNNNNNNNNNNNNNNNNNNNNNNNNNNNNNNNNNNNNNNNNNNNNNNNNNNNNNNNNNNNNNNNNNNNNNNNNNNNNNNNNNNNNNNNNNNNNNNNNNNNNNNNNNNNNNNNNNNNNNNNNNNNNNNNNNNNNNNNNNNNNNNNNNNNNNNNNNNNNNNNNNNNNNNNNNNNNNNNNNNNNNNNNNNNNNNNNNNNNNNNNNNNNNNNNNNNNNNNNNNNNNNNNNNNNNNNNNNNNNNNNNNNNNNNNNNNNNNNNNNNNNNNNNNNNNNNNNNNNNNNNNNNNNNNNNNNNNNNNNNNNNNNNNNNNNNNNNNNNNNNNNNNNNNNNNNNNNNNNNNNNNNNNNNNNNNNNNNNNNNNNNNNNNNNNNNNNNNNNNNNNNNNNNNNNNNNNNNNNNNNNNNNNNNNNAGATCCTAGTGTGGAAAAGGGTTGACACGACAGACACATACAAAGCCAGGTTCTAACAAAGCTGCCCCAATAAATTCAGTAAACAGTCAGATATTGGCAACTTCATAGCATCAGCTAACTTGAGGtggcaaaaataaaataaactatgtGCCTTTTATTGCAGACTACGGGTAATGCGGATGATCTACTGCATGTAAGGAGAATATCACAACAATCAGCTGATTCACCGGCTATAGGAGCAATCAGTAAAACGAAATGTAATCCTAGTAGAACAAATTTATGACATCAATGAATACGAGTCAGGTTACCAAATCAAACCAGGGACCAGATCAGCAAAGTCAATGGATCCTAATTGAACTCTAAGATCTGAAGACTCTTCATGAAACTTGAGAAAGGCCAACTACAACATGAAACCACACTACTTACATGATGGATGTGATACCAGACAAGAAACTAAGTAAAAATTGATGCATGGATCAGGGAGGCACTCACCAGATCTCGAGAACTGAGGGAGATCTTCGCAAGCACACTCCTGCAGAGAGGAAACAGAGAGAAGATGAGAGCGAACATGTATTCGACATTTCTGCCATTTCGATACATGCATGACAAAGAGTGGCGCTCTGTTCTTACCACGACACAAGCAAGAGATGGCCCCAGATGATGCACTACTTCTCCAGGTCACACTCAAGGCTCAACCAACTCCGCGGTATGGACGATGCCCCCTCCTTGCTCTGTCCGGACGGCGGGGTGCAGACTCGGAAGCCTTGCACATTGCAACTTGAGTTAATGCAGCAGCAATACAAGGAACTGATATCAAGCAGAGCATAAATTGAGAGAAAGTTACGGTCCAGGAGCTGACCTTCCAAGGGAGCATCATGGTGCGTCGTGGTGCCTTCATCTGGAATCACAGGTCGGGTTCTGGGCTGCTGCTTTGCTTCCCCATATAGCACACCAGGTTCTCCTAAGATAGCAAACTGAAAACACAAAACATTGATTAGGGAGTTGGTACATAAGAAAAGGAATTCATGCACGAATGGCATATACAATTAAAAAAACAGGCATCACATATGATTAGAATTGCATATTAGATGGCTACAAGGTAAGTGTTTCTTCATATAAAGTAACTATAATTAGCACCCAACAGCTAGATCTAAACTCCTAATGTCTcggttggtaggtcgcgttccaggttttattttcgtcccaccactttcgtccggttttttttcgtcCTGTTTTTTTAGTCGGTTTTTTTCGTCCCCTTCTCACACCCCGAACTGCCCGACCAGCTAAAAAAAATCCCCTCGTCCGATCCCCAACCTCCCCCACGATCCCGTCGCCGCTGCTGCCCTGGAGCGCCGCCACCCCGCTGCCCCCGCCATCTTCCCGAgcgcgccgctgccgccgtctTCCCCAaagcgccaccgccccgccacccccGCCCACGGGACCAGTGGTCCCATCGCCGGTCTCCCCCCACCCAGATCTGCCGGAGGCGCACCGGATCCTGCCTCACGGCCGGTTCCCGCGACCCCCACCTGGCCCCTTCCTCGAACCCATTTTTTTCTCTTTGAATGGCTTCTACCAAAGAGGCATGTCAACACCCACCCATGGATGGATGGGgatgaggcgacggcggcggcggcggccttctcTCGGTGCTTGCTGATGTGGTGGACATCGACGTCGGTGACGGGTTGCAGCACGTAGACATCAAAGGTACTGACGCCCTCCATCCTCCTCCCTTTCATGCGGTGAGGGGTCAACCTGGCATTGAATGTGGTGATTGGGAGATGGGAGCTTCTGACTTCTGTTGCGTGGGGATGATGAACACCTGATTTCTCCCTGTGATATTTGTGCAGGTACCTTGCAGAGTTTAAGACTGGTGCGGAAAGGAAGGTAGCTGCTGAGAGCACCATGAATGCGTACAAAGCTGCTCTGGTTACTGACAAGGCAATTTTTATGCGTAGATAGAGATGACGAGTAGATCCTTTGGGCTGAGTTTTGTGCATTATTTGCAGGACATCGCTCTTGCAGTTTTGGCTCCGACTCATCCCATCAGGCTTGAGCTTGCACTCCACTTTTCTGTGTTCTGCTATGAGATCTCGAACTCCCCTGACCAATCCTGCAACCTTGCAAAACAGGTTTGCTGCATCTCCTTTCTTCTCCATTTGTTTCAGTTATCATGATTGTCAGCCCAGTAATTGATTCCAGTTGGTGTAAGTAGTCGTGGTTATCTCCGTAGACACCTGGGGCAGTGTACTACCTCTTCTCTGATTTGCCAGCTAACATGTTTGTGGATAGGTTCTACTCCAACCCCCTTAGAAAATGAAGCTACATGAAATCAATCCACTTCTAGCACCTATGCTTGTGCAGGGAAAGTATATAATGCTTTGGTAGAACTCCCCCAATTTTTTTCAATTTGTCTTAACCAAGGAAGTTACTATGCTAGGATTTTGTTTATTTTCTATAGTAACTTCTGAAATGGTCAATCTTAAGGTACATGATATAAGGAAATCCATACTAccattatatttatttatttattgactAAATACTTTGTGGCAAAAGGTGAGTTGGTAGTCTCGCCCCATTTTTTTATACCCAGCAACAACTGATTCCTCACATCCAACCCACACGGCGGCCATGACTGACCTTCGGCGAAGCACCACGATGAATGCCAGGTTCAAAGAGTAGTGATGCCATATGTAAATTGCACTAATGGTATGGGAACGAATTATAAGTTATTTTTGAACACATCAACCATTGTTCTGGATTGTCTTTGCAACCCCCTTATAGTTTTGTTATGACTTTTTCTTTACCTATAATTAGTAATGAATATGTTGTCCTTCCACCCTTTAGGTGTTACTATCTGGAGGTGACTAGCAAATTCATCATAGTTGCACTTGGCAGGAGGTATAGTATGACCATTAATTATGCTCAGCAAAGGAAATATCACCAAAGTGCGTAAATCATAATTTTTCAGTTTTTATTTGGCAAGCTGGAGTTACAAAGAAAATTTCTTTTTTGGTGCACATCTATATATGAGTGGATACAACTGGGTGACCCACTGTGAGGCATGGTTCTTCAGTTATCCCGAGGATGTTCAAAATCTGTCTTTTCATTATATGCTCTATTTAAAATCTACCATGTTCATTATATTCTGTGTCTAATCTGTTGTCTTCCCTAAATAGTATGATTGAAATATTAGCAGCAAATTTATTCTCAGGATTGTTAATGACCGACGCATGCTGTTTGTCAAACAGGCAATATTCCACTGCCTCGAGCACACACAAATGGTTAATGCGCTCAAGTGGCTGTTCGTCTCTGGGTAAGTTTATAAAACCTAAAAGGATCCACATTTATTCCTTTTTTACCATCTCTTTGCAGTTTGACATGATCCAttgatttatcttttttttctaAGCGATGTGCTGCACAGTTCATTGTTAGTCCGTAATTCTGAATGCTTTAGTACCTACCTCAGAGAGGTTCATCATGCACATTCTTGACCCTGCACAAATGCTTGTCCAGTTTGAAGGCCCATCCTATACTGCCTTCCAGCTTTAAACTCCATCTGGATATAACTACACTCTTAGTTGATTCATAGTTATGTGGAATGGTTGCAGACTGAAGGTCTCACTTGTGATGTTCTGGAATTATACGTATGTAGAGCATTGTGTTATGGTTCTTCTGAGCGAGCAGTTACCCGATGCAATATATTTGCTGGTGTTTAAATATCGTCCTGCTGAGAATACAATATGACTTCTTATGGATTTAGGTGAAACTTATGTATGTGACCGTATTGTAGTATACTGACATATTGTAGTACACATCTTGCTCGGATGAACTCTGGTCTGGCCAAGGGCGCGTTCTGGGGTGGAAAGGATAGGCCTTTTGCCCCTTTGCCAGTCGGCGGCACGGTGGTTCGTGCCGAGGATGGCGGGATGGTTGCAGATGCCCGGGCGGCGGCCCGGGTGGTGGGAGCTGCGGTGCTTGTGGGCAAAACCCATGGATCAGATGGTGGCCGACGATCATGATGCTTGTGGGCGAAGCCCGTGGGTCGGATGGTGGCCGACGATCATGGTCGTGAGTGATGCATGGTGGCTGGCGATCGGCGGTCCGAGGTGGTGGTACAACAGTGCCCGTACCGTGTTTCGGGCATGGATCATGCGCGCTAGGGTGAAAACCTTGTATGCCTTTGGGCAGGCCATCGGTGACGGCGCCCGTGGGCATCACCCCCTTGTTGAAGGCACCGTCACGGCTACTCCATCCTCTCCGGAACACTCTGGGTGAAACCCCATATCACTTTGATCGGGCGGTTACGGTGCTCCGGTGTCGTGCCCTTCCTAAAGGCACTGCTTTGGAGGCCTCGGCTCGTCGATGTTCGATTGTGTCCCCATTTACCTCAAGTGGTGCTTGGTTGCTTATCGTCGTTTGCTTGGTGGTATCTAGGGTGTAGCTGATCTTCAACTTCTCTCTATCCAGCCTATGGTGTGTATGGTGTATCAGTTCTTGCATTAGATTAGATTGTCCATCTTCTCATTTTCATTGCCATGCTATTAAATTTGGATCTGCCTGTTTTTTCGTTCCAATTAAAATCAACATCTATGATATTTATATGATAACTGCTTTGTTCTCTATGTTTGATACACTCCACCTTAATTTTCTTTTACTTAGAAAGACGGCTAGAGATTATATTCTTCCCATTATGTGCAGTATGGTACCTAACTATTTTTAGCGGAAAATACTCTAAAAATATCATACCATtccaattttgatttttttttcatatttggCATAAATTTAAGTGGTCGCACCCTTCTCCGGACACTGCGCAAGCGATACTACATGTACCAGACTTTTTATATTTGGCACAAATTTCTTTGGAGCAAAATTTTCTGAACCTCCCAGCATATGGTTGCTTCTATGTGGAATATGTGATTGCCGGCGATACACAAAGGTGCCCCTGAACACTGATAAAATTTAACGAGCTGCATTGAGAAATTTTGATTGGTAAAGCTGTAAGTTTAGGTGGAATATGTGATTGGGGGCGATACGCTGAACGATGTGGCGGCAGATGGGCTATGCTCTGGTAGTGATTGCAGGGATGTCGTAGGACGAAGTTTGCAACGATGGTTGGAGTTAGTGCTGGGAAAGGGAAGTGGTGTTGGTTGGTTATTGTCCGTCATTTTGTGTATTGTCTGTTATTTTTGTTTGAGTAGCTGACATCCTTCTCTCTATTATCTCTCTATTGTTTCTGTCTATGCTCAGGAAAGAAGAAATGTCCGAAGAAGGACCAATGCGGGTTATTACATGATTTGGATGTATGGTTAATCAATACACATAAATTTATTAGTTTGTCCCGCTCATGGACACTATTTTATTGATCATTGACTTATGGATTTTTGCTGCATGTAGGTGCAATGTTTTTGAAAATAAAGGTTTCAAGCATGGTTCACTTTTAACTGGCGATAATGCTCTCGAGTCATATCCTGATGTGAGATTGCTATCCTTTATATTTAACTTCTGTTTCTTTATGATTGCCCTCTCACCCCTTTTGCCTTTGGATGTCAAAGCTTTGTCGGTTGTTCATTTCAGTTCTGCGACTACTTCTCTTATGGATCTTAAGAGAACTCGAGGGATATCGTTTCGAACAAAGTTGGTCACTTGTTTCTCCAGAAATTACGCTGTTGCATATTATCATACCTGCTGCAAAGGAACGAAAGTAGTATGGTAGTATAAATAAATAAGGTTGTATTGTTTTCCTTTTTATCCGTTTGATAATTATGATAGAATTATTGCATGAAGCTGTGCGCGCATACAATATGTAACCAAATGTGAATAATAATAGATTCAAGCCTTGCTTCTTCACTTGGAAGCAAGTCTTCATCTTCTTAAGGGATTATCTGCTACAGTGCCTAGGAAATTCAGAGGACGTTTTAATGGTCTGTTAACTAAAGCGATGGTCATCCAAAAAATATATTTGAAGTTGATACTAGCCATAATAAGTGCATAACAAGCCTACATGTTGTCTACATTTTTGCAGATCTCGCTATCCTTGTTTAACTCAATGGAATCAGATAATTTAATTGTGTTCCCTAACAAGTCCTTGTAGATGTGCACCTTCCCCCTCTGACCATCTCCTCAGGATCTCTCTCTAATCCTAGAGCCTGGCAATAAGAATGGTTGGTTTTAAGAACAACATGTATCTATTTATTCATTATTGATTTATTGTTTTCGGGGAATTGTTTTGCCCCTAATCATATCATTGTTACTCTGCCTGCATTAGATTATGAGTATGACAATGATGAATTTTATGTAAATGCTAATGGTTGACTACCACATTACAATGCTAGGCCTGCCTGAGTTTTGAGGACCTTTCTACTTTCCATTCCACAAGAAAAATAACACACAAATTTATCGCACAGTAGATACAGTAGCGCACAGTACATACAGTAGATACTGTTCCAACGAGTGCCTGTCCCTGGGCGTGGCGAAATCCTGCCCACGGCAATGCTTCCATGTATCACATTTTGTATTCTACTTTCTTTACCCGAATGATGCACAATCCAAGCAGATTTACCTTAATTGTGTTTAATTTGTTTACATGGTCAGTTAACATTGTAGATTTATGTATTTATTTAGTCTTGGCCATGTATAATTTTGTGCACGATGTTGGGAATGGTACTTATTGACAACTTCCAGCAACTTTGTTTATTATGTACAGTGCCAATTACATGGCATGTTGATTCTCATAACACGATTTTTGGTGCACTTCTCACCTATACACCGAGAATGAAATTGGAGACAACATCCATGAGAATTGCATAATCTAATTTACGAATTACTGAGATAATTGCTTGTGTCTTCACTCTTTACACTATGCATAGAATGATAAATTATAACATTTCTTGGACATTTGAATCATAAGTTGATTGGCCCAGGAGCTTTGCCGGCGTATCGAGGACGAAGTCGGATTGCGGAAGCTCTCTGGGGCCAAAGCCCAAAGGGTTGGCTGATATCTGGAGATAGTTTCATTTCAACTGTATGTGGGTTGTTTCCTTTCCGCGACATTATGGTTGCCCGCCAGGTGTAGTTGCGTCGTCTTTGTAACCACAGCATGGCCGCCCGACTCTATGTAATGTCTATTTCTTCTTCTAATACATCAGCATGCAAACCTTCTAATAAAAAAGTTATTTATGGTATTTGGATTGCTATCAGaatgtcttttctatgcatgtgatttctcacatctggttataatatttgtgaagacgtgcattgcacgtgcacttggaagcgCGCCCGTGACTTGCGCCGGACagcgccgacgccgacccgggccacctcctccgcgttTTCTTGAAGCTGTGGCTgaccgatttacatgaaattaattccttCAGTTGtggtgtgaaatagatggattatggtcccgtacccaataaaatggatatgtgtgtgtgttagagatagagggagagggggagagagagagtgtgtgtgaggatttgatgataAAAAAGGTCatcaatgtcgtaatattgaactcttaaaattaatgtggccccgttgcaacgcatgggcgttCTTCTAGTAGCATATGGTGGAGAAACTAGTTTCAGCTTATCCAGAAATACCAGCGTTGTGCATACCAGGATAAAATCAAAGAATCCAAGAACAAGACACTTGGAGCAAGCAACTGATGTAGTAAACAAGCTTTGATGATGCTAAATGCAACAGGTTTGCATAACCTGATTCACAAGGCTTCGAGTAAATCGAGTGCCAAGGGGAAAAACAGAAGCCAAAACCAAGAATTGCAAGATTTAGTATAAAGGATATAACTCAGC
The window above is part of the Triticum aestivum cultivar Chinese Spring chromosome 2A, IWGSC CS RefSeq v2.1, whole genome shotgun sequence genome. Proteins encoded here:
- the LOC123191076 gene encoding uncharacterized protein isoform X1, with amino-acid sequence MRTKLLWTSLLQFWLRLIPSGLSLHSTFLCSAMRSRTPLTNPATLQNRCYYLEVTSKFIIVALGRRQYSTASSTHKWLMRSSGCSSLGKKKCPKKDQCGLLHDLDVQCF
- the LOC123191076 gene encoding uncharacterized protein isoform X3, yielding MRTKLLWTSLLQFWLRLIPSGLSLHSTFLCSAMRSRTPLTNPATLQNRQYSTASSTHKWLMRSSGCSSLGKKKCPKKDQCGLLHDLDVQCF
- the LOC123191076 gene encoding uncharacterized protein isoform X2, with the translated sequence MNATSLLQFWLRLIPSGLSLHSTFLCSAMRSRTPLTNPATLQNRCYYLEVTSKFIIVALGRRQYSTASSTHKWLMRSSGCSSLGKKKCPKKDQCGLLHDLDVQCF